CGTCTGCGTGCACGTCTAGTACATAGCCTAAAGTGGGTTTGCTATCAACAACTACTCCAATTGAAATGGCGAAGTGCTTCTGTTGATGGACAAAGTTCATGGTTCCGTCTATTGGGTCGATAATCCAAACGGTGCCTGAGAGGTCCTTTGCTTGATCTGCTATTCCTTCTTCTCCAATGATATGGTCGTTAGGGAAATGCGATTGAATTTGGTCTACAAAATAGGTTTCGACTAATCGATCAATATCGGTCACCAGATCATTTGGGTTGGCTTTGGTTTCTACAGTAAAATCACCAAGCTTCTGCTTAATAAGCTGGCTTGCTTCGTTTAATGCTTTTTCGATAAACGCTTTATAGTCTTCCATTTCGTCCTCCTTATTCCATATGTGTCCACTCTTGAAATTGAGAGATCCATTTCTGTCGTTGGGTGCTTGATAATGTATGATCGGGGATTGTCATTAATAACTCGGATGGGTCAATAGCTTGTTCGGGCTGTGAGGCTGTGAGGTTGGTTAAGTACTGATAGCTTCCGACTCGTTTGCCAATTTCCTGCGCTTCTTTGGATAAGGCCCAGTCGACAAAGGTTTTGGCTTGTTCTGAGTTTTCAGCTGCTTGTGTGATGGCGACAGCACCGATTTCATACATCGTTGGTTCATTTGGATAGATGATAACTAATTCGTTATAGCCTTCATGTTTTAAGCGCATCGCGTCATGGGCAAACATAATCGTTGCTGCACTTTTTTTCGATCCAACCACACGTCCAGGCGCCATACCTGTTGAGGCATACTCCGACACGTTCGTATTAATATTTTCTACAACGGAACGAGTGCGTGATTCTCCATACAATTGATGAAGCATTGTTAATGTTAAGTACCCCGTTCCTGTAATACTCGGATCAGGTAAGGTAATCCAAGCCTTTGTATTCGACGCGTTGCAAATCTGTCCAAGCGTTTTGGTAGCTCCACGCCTTGTTCGAGGTGCCATTGTCGATTTGCTACTAGTGCTAACACACTGACATATACTCCTGTCCAGTTTCCTTCTGCATCATAATACAGTGGGTCAATTTCCTTTCGTTTATCCGATATATAAGGTGAAAGGAGTCCTTCCCGTTTTGCTTCTTCAAACAAAACGGAAGGACCACCATACCATACATCAATTTTTGTATCTCCTTTTTCGATTAGATCAAGGATTTTTCCGTTACTAAGCCGTTTAAAGACGACTTGAATGCCTGTGTCACGCTCAAATTGTTCAAATGCTTTAATCGCATGGGCATCGTCCATTCCTGCATAGATATAGAGAGTTTCTTTAGGATCTTGCACCTGACAGGAAGATAAAATAAGCATCATTAGTATACAAACATAGACTCTCCCTCTCACGATACCCTCCTCTCTCTATCATGAAGCAGGCACTACATGCAACGACTGCCTGGGAAAAGCGAACGGAGACCTCATCTCCTGCTGAATAGGTTTGCTTCCCACCGGGATCGGCAACGATGGCGTATAGTGAGACTCCACTATAATCAACCTCGTATTCCTGGATATGACCCATAAAAACACTTTTAGTCACTTTTGCTTTTTCCGTACCTTGCTCATCAATGATAATCGCTTCAGGACGAACCACAATGGAAACAGATTGTCCCTCTTTAAACTCTATTGCATTCTCTTGATAAACATCCAACTTGGAGTCCTTAGTCTGAACCGTTAGCTTTTCGTTGGTTGTACTTTCTACTTTACCATCTAAGAAATTTGCTGTTCCAATAAAATCAGAGACAAATTTAGATGTTGGTTGTTGATAGATCTCCATTGGTGTTCCAACCTGTTCGATCTTACCTGCATTCATGACAACAATTTGATCACTTAAGCTCATTGCCTCACTTTGATCATGCGTCACGTACACAGCTGTAATGCCAAGTTTTTTCTGAATTCGACGAATCTCATCTCTCATCGTAACTCGTAGCTTAGCATCCAGATTTGATAGTGGTTCATCAAATAATAACACACCTGGTTCCATAACCAATGCTCTTGCTAATGCAACACGTTGCTGCTGTCCTCCAGATAGCTTGTTTGGCATACGATTAGCATTGACATGTAGATTCATAATATCCATGATCGGAGTTACTCGTTTGTCTATTTCCTGCTTTGAAAGCTTCTTTAATCGTAGCCCATAACAAATGTTGTCATAAACAGTCATATGCGGAAACAAGGCATATGACTGGAACACCATCGTACAATCACGTTTATTAGCAGGAATTTGTTTAACGTTCTCATCTCCAAAGAAAATGTTTCCCTCTGACAGATCTTCAAAGCCTGCAATCATTCGTAGTGTTGTTGTTTTGCCGCAACCTGAAGGCCCAAGAAGTGTGGTGAATTGCCCTTCTTTTATATGAAGATTTATGTGATCAACCGCATGAGTCGATTTCCCTTGATCATCGGTGAATGTTTTCGTTACATTTTCTAGTTTAACGGATTTAGCCATCTCTTCTTCCTCCTTACAATGATATACTATCTTGCGCAACTTCTTTCACTTGACCTTTTTTTCCTTTGCGTTCAAAGGTCCAGCGTTTAGTGAAGAGATTTGTTAAGACATTCAGTACGAGCATCGCTGCAATCATTAAGATAATGAGTAGCGTACAATAGGCACTCGCTACACCAATTCTGCCTGATTCAACCTGAGCCAAGATAGAAGCTGTGATCAAGTTGTATTTAGCAGAGATTAAGAAAATAACAGCACTCATTGCAGTCATACTTTTTACAAATGTGTAGACAAGTGAGCTAAAGAATGCTGGACGGATAAGCGGAAGGACAATCGTGAAAAATGTTTTTGATCCGCTTGCTCCTAGATTTGTTGCTGCTTCCTCAATCGAAGGGTCAATCTGCTGAAGAGACGTTACACCTGAACGAATTCCAACAGGCATGGCACGAACGATAAAGGCTGCAATAATGATTAAGGCTGTTCCTGTAATCGCAAAAGGCGCCTGGTTGAAGGCTAGAATATATGAAATCCCAATAACTGTTCCTGGAATCGCAATTGACATCATACTTAGACCTTCCATTAAACGTTTGCCAGCAAAACGTTGGCGTACAATTAGATAGGCAAGCACCATCGCAAACAGTCCACCTATTGGGGTTGCAATTGCCGCTAATTTAAACGTATCAACTACAGCTTTCTGGCCAATTGAAAATACGTATTGATAGTGTTCCAGTGTAAAGCTATTGTTTACGCCCCATAGTTGAATAAAAGAACCAATTGGAACAAGCACATAGAATAGCGCGACCGTTGCAGAAATGAAGTAACAGATCGTAATCACAGCTAAACGAAAAGGTCCATCTGATACAAGTCTTCTAGCTGAAGTAGGTTTACCAGTAACCGTAACGTAGTTTTTCTTGCCTAACCAGAACTTCTGAATCGCGTATAGAATAACGGTTACAGATAATAAAAGCATGGCAAGCGCAGCACCCGACTGCATATTGTAGCTACCTACTGCTTGAAGGTAAATCTCTCTCGCAACCGTGTTATAATCTCCACCAATGGTCATTGGGTTTCCAAAGTCAGCCATTGATTGGATGAAAACTAGTAAGAATGCATTCCCAATTCCCGGTAAAGATAATGGCAAAGTCACTCGAGCAAATGTCTGCCACTTAGTTGAGCCAAGATTATCACTCGCTTCTTCAAGTGCCGGACTGATAGAACGAAGCAGACCTGATAACACGAGAAATGCGACTGGAAAGAAGGTTAACGTTTGGACTAAAATCAACCCGTGCAGCCCGTAGATATTAGCATTTTCCATTCCAAACAATGAGCTTGAGATGAAACCATTTCGACCAAATAATAAGATTGCAGATAAGGCAATAACAAATGGTGGTGAAATAATTGGTAGAATCGCAATGCCGTTAAACACCATCTTGAATGGAATTTTCACATAGGCAAAGACATACGCGAAAAAGTATGCAATGGCCGTAGATAATACCGACACGACACTCGCTAGTACAATTGAATTGATGAGGGAGCTCGAAAGCTGCCCTCCCGATAACACTCGTTGATATCCTGCAAATGAAAGTTCACTATTAGAGATAAAGCTCGCCAAGAAAATCTGTACGAGCGGATATGCAATAAAAACAATCAGGCAGGCCATAATTAGAACAATTAGGATAAGCCGCATTGGCTGTTTGAATAATTGTTGTCCTTTGGCTTTCACCTAAATCCCACCTTTCTCTTACTATTTAATAATGTCGCTTTCAAAGCGATCGATAATTTCTTGACGTCTATCCCCTGCTTCTAGTGGATCTGAGTCTACTAGAGTTAGCTCATCCAGTTTAACGGCCTTTTCTGGCTCTTCTGCATCTGGATGCGTTAGATTTTGGAAGTTATTCGTTGTTTTACCGACTTCCTGTGCACTTGGTGAAACAGACCAATCTATAAACTGCTCTGCAAGCTCTTCATTTTTTGACCCTTCAATAATGGCAGATGAGCCGATTTCAAAGCCTGTTCCTTCTTCAGGGAAAGAAAGTACAATATCTTCAAATCCTTCTTCCTGATACTTAATAATATCGTGAGCAAACAAGATGCCCGCTCCAGCTTCATTTAAACCAACCATTCTTCCTGGTGCTGATCCACTTGTTGTGTATTGTTGAATTTGCGGATGTAGCTCACTCAAATACTCAAAACCAGGATCGTCCCCACCTTTTGACTCAAGGATTGAGTATAAAGCTGTATATGCTGTTCCAGATGAACTTGGATGAGCCATTACGAGCTCATTTGTATATGCTGGATCTAGGAAATCATCCCAACTAGTTGGCGCTTCAAGTCCATTTTTATCAAGGAAGTTTTGATTTGTTGCAAAACCAATGACACCTACGTAGACTCCTGACCAATACCCTTCACTATCCTTATACTCATCTGGAATCACGTCCGCTTCAGGCGATTGATACGCGTGAAGTAAGCCTTCCTTTTGAGCCGCTACAAAGGTATCTGCTGGACCTCCGTACCAAATATCAGCTTGTGGATTGTTTTTCTCAGCTCGAACTTTTGCTAAAATCTCTCCTGCTGACATCCGAACCATATTAACATCTATACCTGTCTCTTCAGTGAATTTATCTATTGCCGCAACTGCGTGGTCTTCTTGGAACCCAACATAAACCGTTAATGTCCCTCCTGAATCAGCACCTTGTGAACAACCGCCCAACGCAATTAGTCCTGTTAAACCCCCAGCTAGTAACCAGTGTTTTTTCATGTGTATTTCCCCCTTGTCTTTATAGATAAAGCATAATTGTATGCGGTTACAAAAAGAAGACCAAATCTCTGCCGTTTCAATAGGCGAAGATTTGGTCTTCTAAAAAAATGTGATTATTGCAGCAACCATCCGAGTAATGTGCCGATTAGCTGCAGATCCGTATCACCAAATGTTGTGCGTGTATAACCTAGCTCTGTTAAAAAAGGCAGCAGAAGCAATGGTAGTAACGAGATCAGCAAACCATGAACCGGACCAATTACCAAAAGCGCACGTATTCCGCGCAAACGATAGGCAATCACTCCCGCGGCTCCACCTGAGAAAAAGTGTGGAATCACACCAGGAATGATCACTGTATACTGAATCTGCAGCATCACTAGCATCGCGACAATACCCGCACCAAAACTTAACAAAAAGCCAACAATGGCAGCAAGTGGCGCATAGGGGAAAAGCACTGGTGCATCAATAGCTGGGATCGAGCCTTTGATCCATTTACGAGAAATCCCTTCAAATGCAGGAACAATTTCTGAGACCATCATGCGCACTCCATTGATAATGCTGTACATACCCGCAGTGAACCATAAGGATTGAATGATTGCGTACACAAAAAATGGCTGATTGCCAAACAGACTGGTCATACCCTCTTGAAAAGAGAAGAGTGCCGCCCCAAAGAAAAGAGCAAACGAAAACAAACAAATCACTAGAATATGGTCCTGCATAAGTGGTTCAAACCGACGCAAAAATGCAGGAAATTGATAGGTCTGCTCTCTCTTTTTAAATAACGCCTTACTCAGAAACCCAGAGAGAAAGTAGCCAACACTATTAAAATGGCCAATCGCCATGCGATCATCTCCCGTAACGCTCCGAACGTAAGGCTGAATCAAGGCCGGCGCAAAGGTCATTGCTAATGCTAAAACTGAACCTCCGATCAAAAACTGCCATGACCCAAGATACGTTGGTTGCAAAACAGCTACGATCACAGCCCCCATAAATAAGACCTGATGACCCGATAGAAAAATATATTTAAAAGGGGTAAACCTAGCAAGTAATAGATGCATCACTAACGCAATCGTGACAGTGATCGCAACTTCTCGACCAAAGTTAATTTGAACCAACGCCATGACTGCTTCATTATGGGGAATAAATCCAATAATTTGAAAGCGATCCTGCACCAATACGGCCAGGTTAGACAATGAGACACCCGCAGCCGATGCACCAATTTGTAGCAAGGCTGTCCCGACCATCACTTTAATTGTTCCACTAAGCGTACGATAAAAACTAGCACGTGCGAGTAGAAACCCAATAAAAGCCGCTAGCCCTAGCAGCAGTGTCGGTTCCCCAATGATTTGACCACCAAAAAATTCAAACTGACTCATCGAGAATTCCGCCAAGCCTTGAATGGTATGTGAATCTGCCAATCTTTCTTCTACATGGTGCTTGTCCGCCACATACGTTAAACTAAGCACCTCAGTCCCTCTATCAAGCAATTGCTCTACAACCTGGCGCGCACCAATGATGAGATCTGCTTGAGTAAAGGAGGCACTCCCTACATCTGTTTGTTCAATCCAAACATCATGAATGCCCCAATCCTCCAACAGCCTAGACACTTGAATTTTCAGCATCAGACTGGTGCCAAGCCCACCAGAACAAACCACAAGTATTTTACGCATCATGATCATCCTCCTCAAAGACACGCATCCAATCCCAGACGCTCTCTTTGCTTGATTCTTCTTGAAGCCATTTCACCTTTTCCTCTGAATGAATGGTCTCAAGTATCATCTCAACAACCTTGCTGTGCTGCGATTGATCAACAGGAGCTAATAAAATCACCCACCAGACAAAGTCATCTGAGCTTCCAAACTGAATCGGTTCTTCTAATGTCATTATAGCAAACCCACAGCCCTTAACGGACGAACTTCGTAGATGCGGAAAAGCAATGCCAGGAGCGATAATATAGGAATGATGACCCGACTCGACTTCTCGAATTAACTCCTCCCCATAACCCGAACGAACAAACTGATTCCGCTCAAGACTCGTGTGCAAGGCTTGAATACAACTGCGCCAATCTCTTCCTGATTCCTGAAGAAAAATACAATCAATGGCTGTTAATGATGTCACGCGACCAATCCTCTTCCTGCTCCCTGTAAAAAACCGATATAAATCCTGATAGAGAGCACGAGGCTTTTCAAGAGTTGTATGAGACGTCACAAGATCAAAAACAGATTGTACCGTGTCAATCACATCTAAATCTGTCTTAACTTGTGTCGCTTGCACACCTAAGCGTTCCTCTAGTATTTTCTGCTCCTTAAGATTTACAAGCGGAGACACTTTAATCCAATCAACCTGCATGCGTGTGGTAAAAGGAATGGTCGTAATCAATAAATCAACCTCAGCTTGATTCAATTGATGCGCTTGTTGCACAGAAAATTGTCCCACCACCACAACCTGTGGGAACAACCGCCGAATCGCCCCTTCAAGCATCATCGACGTGCCAACTCCAGAACTGCACACAATCGCCACTCTCCTAACCGGCAGCTGAGGCTTGTGCACTAATGCAGCGCAAAGATGAATGGCCAGAAACCCTATCTCATGCTTACTCATCTTACTTAATCCCCACTCAGGCGAGCTCTGAATGAAGGACTGCAGTTGATCCAAATAAACCCCATATTCCTGCTCCAGCTGAGAATAGAAGGAATTTTCAATAGCTGTACCATATTTCAAACGATAGAACGCCGATTTCAAATGAATTGACAGACCCGAAATGACATCCTCTCTTCTGATGAGCCTCGTTTGATTCTCTTGCTCAAATCGAGTGACAATAGCCCGAGCCGTTTGTTCATTTGAATAAGATATTTGATTGGAGTGACTTAATCGTCTGGCTCCTAACACATGCATGGTAATATACGATAACTCATTTAAAAAAGCCTCTGAACTCTCATCCAATCCCAAAATCCTCGCAAACTCAACTCTCGCTTGCCCATAAGAATCCTGCTCCAATACACGAAGCTCATCATCACTCGTTAACTCAATGAAATGCCCCATACGAACCCGACTCACCTGTGCTAATCCATTCAAAAACAACTCATATTTACTATCATCAACAAAATAACTTTCACCAACAGACTCAATCAAATGAATCAACCGAACCAAATCCGTACCCCACAACTCACAAGACTGAAGCAAGCTATCTGTCGGCAAATGAATGTCTTCCTCACTCACAAACATCGGAAACACATCCTGCTCCGGCAAAATCTCCCGTAACAAATCAACAAACAGCATCCGTTTATGCCGCTCACTTCCCTGCAAAAAAAGCCTCCTACTTTCCCTCACCAGAACTAGCTCATAATCTGCCAGCTGCTGCTTCATCCGATTCAAATCATTCTGCAACGTACTCTGGCTAATCTGATACTCTTCCTGTAACTCCTCAATCGGAAGAAATTCCTGTACCAACAGCCTTTTCTGCGTATCCAACCAACGCTGATTTGCACTCAAAAAATCCTGACTTTCATGAAGCGCTTTCAAAAGATTCTGCTCCTGCTCCCGTGTCACCACAAGCCGCGCTCCCCGCTTCCGATTGCGCTCCAACGTCAAATCCGCCCCAACCTCAAGCAGCCACTCCTCAATCTCAAGCAAATCCTGCCGAATCGTCCGAGGTGACAACTGATACACTTCCTTAATCGTACCAAGCGAAACAAAATCCCGCTCACTCATTAACCGCTCAAGTAACTCCTTTTGTCTAACTGAAAGCAATCCGTTCTCCTCCTACAACAATCCAATGCGTGCGTGTTATTTGTTTATTAACATATACAATTTTGAGGAGGAGGGCAAGGGGGGAGTCGTTGTAAGAATATCAAGTACTTATTTAATTAGATTATCTAATGTGAACGTAATTGGGTGATTGATCGTGGTTTGAAGAGACAGAGTGCGTTACCAAGAGGAATGGATGAAGCATCAAGGTAGAATGGGGTATTATCCAGAGGTAGCAGGCTTCTCCAAGAGAGTTTGAGTAGTTATCAAGAAGTAAAGGCAGTTTAGTAAGTGAGGTTGATCATTATTAAGACGCTTTGTGACTATATCAAGAGCGGCTCGTTCTTAGTAAAAGGATTTGGGGCCTTACCAAGAGCTTCCAGCTCTTCTAGCAAGATGGAGCGGGACCACGCCACCATTTCAAACATCAGCCCTCTTAAACCCGAAAAAAAGACCCCAAAAAGGAGGGCAGTCGTTCATCACGTCACAAGTGTACTAAGAATATCAAGCACTTCTTCCATCGTTTCATGAGAAACTTCTTCTACCACTTTAATATTGTTCCTACGCGAACGAATATCGAGGCTTTTAATATGATGAACAAGAACCACGCCACTAGTGTCCAAATGATTTGGAAGCTCCACTTCAAATGCATTCCCTCGGATTGTATTTGTGATCGGACATACCAAGGCAAACGGTGTTACAGTATTAAAAGCCTCCGGTGATATCACTAAAGCTGGTCGAAAGCCAGCTTGTTCATGACCACTCTGAGGATCAAAGCTAATCTTAATTATATCTCCACGCTTTAATACCATTACCACAATTCCTCCCCTTCAGGGCGACCCCAATCAATCTCTTTATGTTCTTTTTCTGGGTCGTACTTACTTAGAAGTTCATCTAAAGTTTGTTTTTTCCTAGCCTTCTTAATTACGATGGTTCCATTTATGAGTTCCATATCAAGTTTGCTTCCGTTTTCAATACCTAGCATTTTTTTGTATGAAGCAGGAATGCGCACTCCTGAGCTATTGCCCCATTTTTGGAGAACTGTTGATTCCTTTAATGTACTATCTGAAATTCGTCCATGAACAGCTCGCATGTTATCCTCTCCTTTGGATCTTTTCTTCATGGTATCAAACACCTCCCTTGATGTATATCTTTATGTATATACATTATGAAGGATATCCAGAATTCGTTCGGAACATTACTGTTTTAAAAAATCAATTGAATATTTTTTTGAACCATTGATATTCCACTCTATTGTTAGCTTGATATTTTGATTTCACGGAATTCTCTTTGAACCCTTGTTGGAAATCGTTTAAAGTACTTTGGATAGATTGATACTTGTGTAAACCTTCTATACTTCTAACATACCCAATCTGACCAAGTGTTTTAATTATCTTAGACTTAAAATCTATAAATTCTTCAAAACTTGAAAAATCACAATCTAATATACTTATGTAATTACGATTTATTTGCTGATGTATAGAGTTTGGGGCGAGTTGTTTATTATCTTTTAAAATAATTCCAGTAATTTTTTTATGGGAGTGGTTATAAAATTGGTTAATCTTTTCAGGGTGGATAGTTAGCTTGGTGCCGAAAAGCGATACTCTTTACTTTATTAATAAATGATGAGGTGATTTTTCGATTGGAGGAGAAGGTTAAGTCATCAACATAAACACTAAATTTCATATTTTTCATTTGTGTTAAACGATTAAGCCCATTAAAAAGATCAAAATAAACAAGATAACTCAGAATTGAGCTAGTAGGAAAACCTTGAGGTAACCTTCTTATTTTCTTTTCATCTTTTTTTTCTTCAACATCTTCATGTGTAACAAGCATAGTCACTATTTTAGCAACATCCACACTCATCTTAAGCTTATCTTTAAAGAACTTATATACATACACCTCAGAAGTTGAAGGAAAAAAGTTCTTCAAATCCATGGTGCAAACATATGGCTTATTATCATGATAACGTGCATTACTCAAAGCATTTCTTTTCTTTAAACCAGAATGTAGATAATCAGGAAAGTCTATATTTTGAAGGAAAAGGTTGATCTTACGTAGAATTTTTTTGTATGGTTTTGAGGGATTTAATATGACTCGTGTCTTACCTGCTTTTTCGATGGTAAATCTATAGCACATAAGATTTTTATCCAGATGTTTAAAAAATTTCGGATCTCTTATTCCAAGAATAGTTGCCAATCTTCTTTTACTCTTTAATTGATAAAAAGCATGAGCCTCTGATATTTTCAAAGAAACCACCCTTAGAAATTGATATAAAAGATTAGAGATCATATCATAAATTTTAGACATGAACCATGAAACATTGTTAATAACAACATCAAGCAGTCTAGAGAGAAGATTACGAATGAAAATATCTAATACATATCTTATCCATACATTCTTTGATTTTTTTCGACCATGCTTCTCTTTCCTACTTGGCCTTGCTTCATGATAATGGTTCCGGTCTCTACCAACGGACTTTTTATCCATAGGCTAGTTCCTCCTTCCTAACTATGTAGGGCTCGAATATGAACCCCCTCTGCTTAATTGTTAGTGGATTGAAACTAATTGGGTAACCATTTATCTCTAATCTTCGTAGCTCTGCGTATACCGTATCTAATTGCAGAGTATATTTGAATGAATAGAAAATTTGTTCCTAACTCTATTAGCAATTCATCCACTGGTAAGTAAATGGTTACTTTAAGCTGGTAATAAGCTTCATTGTGTGATGCCTAGAGTATTATTACGTTACGGGATTACTCACAGGTATTCACTTGTTCACCAAAGAGTTGCGATACTCAGTCGATACGTGCTTGAGAGAGTTACCTTCGAACAGTTCACCTCGCTTACCCAAACGATAAGCTAAAATTTCGCAGAATTTTCCCAATTCATGACCGTATATACATACTACCTAAATCTGTATGTATTTTCAAGTATTTAGGCATTAAAAAAGGAGGACCAAAATGGCCCTCCAATCCTCAACTCCCCATCAACTTCGCCGACACAACATCAAAGTAATCAAGTTTCGACAGTCGCTTCTGATCTCCAACCACAATAAGATTCTTCTTTGCTCTAGTAATAGCTACGTTAATTAAATTCGGTTTCTGCACGATCCAATTAGCAGCTCCTAGTTTGTTTCGATCTGTTCCTATTACAAATATGACTGTATCAGCTTCTTTTCCTTGGAAAGTGTGAACAGTCCCGACATGGTTGTAGATCCAGAGGTTAATCTCTTTGGTTATGCGGCCAGTTGATTCACCATACTTTTTGTTATTTCTTTTAATTTTCCTTATTAATTCATCTTTTACTGCTTTAAATGGGGTTATGATGTATAAGCTCGGAAGCGGATCTTCAATACTAACTACAGCAAATGCCTCATCAACCAGTTTTAAAACTGCCTTTCCTTCTTCAGGAACATAATTACTCCCATTTGTTTTGCCTATCACATCAATCCATCTACTTTTATCTGAACTTTTTACATTCGCTAGTACCATTTTATTTCTATACGCTATTTCATTCGCCATTGTAAACATCGGGTCTGCACACCGTCTGTGCACCCATAGTGGGATCCCAATCCACTTTTTATCAATATAGGTACCTATTGAATTAGCAGAGTCGGCCACAGATTGCACGGAACTTTCCATAGATAAATAGTGTTCGTTTACACCAAAATAGTGTGCAATATCTCTTATTAATGTTTCTGGCATGGTGATAACTGGTTCAATTTGCAAGGGATCGCCTACCGCAACCACATGTTTTGACCTGTACAACAACCCAACTGCCGCTTGTGGTAAAGCTTGTCCGGCCTCATCGATATAGGAATAGCCTATTTCCTCCGCATCGATATATTTAAACATATTCGAGACAGACGCAAATGTAGTAGAAATGACAGGTACCACTAGAAATAAAGTCTGCCAAGCAGCCTTCAGAAATTCTCGGTCTTCTTCAAAGTCACAATTGTATTTGTTATCATTAAAGAAAACATTTAAGTTACTCATCACTTGGTACTTCGACAAATACAAAAAGACTTTGTGTACTTTCATGGATTGAAGAAACAACTTTGATCGTAAATGATTTAATTCAGGAGAGAGCCACGGAACTTGTTTTTGCCTCGTTTCATAATTCCCTTCCCAATAATCTTCGTCAGGAATGGTCACGCCATCAGTTAAAAGGTTGTTAAAAATCTGGTTCATGTATGCAGCACTTTGCTTCAGCTTTTCCACTTGTTGCTGAAGCTCTTTGTCTTTTGCCTCATTAACCGAGAGTTCCTCTTTTTTTCTAAATCGCTCTTTTTTGATCTCGTACAACTGAGTTTTGTGCTCATCCGCTTCCTTTTTTTGCTGGCGCTTTTTAGAACTTGCCCACCAAAATACTGATGGCGAGATTAAAGATATTAGCTCCTCTATATCGTTCTGCTTGTTTTCTAAATCAGCAATATCAACTTGAAGCTTTTTGATTAAATGCTCATTTTCTTTCTGATCTTCAAGCAACTCTTGTAGCTGCCTTTTAGTTTTATTCCAGTCTGGAAGCAATCGTGCAGCTTCTTTTAATTCCTCACGCTTTTTCTCGATTTTATCTTCGAGGTCTCTCATCTCCCTTTTGGTTTTATCCCAATCATCAAGGGAATAGGAAAGATCGTTATTCCAAAAATAATTATCTATCGTTTGATGCTCCTTACTATATCGAAACTGCTGATAGAAATCTTGCCTACGTTTTGAACTACCAAGAGGCGCAGAAAACAGTCCCCACGAAGCTGGCTCACCAACACCAGTATCCTCTTTTCCCATAACAGCATCTGCTAATCTTGGAAAATAATCTAGCTCTTCAGCCCATTTAAC
The nucleotide sequence above comes from Alkalicoccobacillus plakortidis. Encoded proteins:
- a CDS encoding type II toxin-antitoxin system PemK/MazF family toxin; amino-acid sequence: MVLKRGDIIKISFDPQSGHEQAGFRPALVISPEAFNTVTPFALVCPITNTIRGNAFEVELPNHLDTSGVVLVHHIKSLDIRSRRNNIKVVEEVSHETMEEVLDILSTLVT
- a CDS encoding AbrB/MazE/SpoVT family DNA-binding domain-containing protein; protein product: MRAVHGRISDSTLKESTVLQKWGNSSGVRIPASYKKMLGIENGSKLDMELINGTIVIKKARKKQTLDELLSKYDPEKEHKEIDWGRPEGEELW
- a CDS encoding BglG family transcription antiterminator, with protein sequence MLSVRQKELLERLMSERDFVSLGTIKEVYQLSPRTIRQDLLEIEEWLLEVGADLTLERNRKRGARLVVTREQEQNLLKALHESQDFLSANQRWLDTQKRLLVQEFLPIEELQEEYQISQSTLQNDLNRMKQQLADYELVLVRESRRLFLQGSERHKRMLFVDLLREILPEQDVFPMFVSEEDIHLPTDSLLQSCELWGTDLVRLIHLIESVGESYFVDDSKYELFLNGLAQVSRVRMGHFIELTSDDELRVLEQDSYGQARVEFARILGLDESSEAFLNELSYITMHVLGARRLSHSNQISYSNEQTARAIVTRFEQENQTRLIRREDVISGLSIHLKSAFYRLKYGTAIENSFYSQLEQEYGVYLDQLQSFIQSSPEWGLSKMSKHEIGFLAIHLCAALVHKPQLPVRRVAIVCSSGVGTSMMLEGAIRRLFPQVVVVGQFSVQQAHQLNQAEVDLLITTIPFTTRMQVDWIKVSPLVNLKEQKILEERLGVQATQVKTDLDVIDTVQSVFDLVTSHTTLEKPRALYQDLYRFFTGSRKRIGRVTSLTAIDCIFLQESGRDWRSCIQALHTSLERNQFVRSGYGEELIREVESGHHSYIIAPGIAFPHLRSSSVKGCGFAIMTLEEPIQFGSSDDFVWWVILLAPVDQSQHSKVVEMILETIHSEEKVKWLQEESSKESVWDWMRVFEEDDHDA
- a CDS encoding reverse transcriptase family protein, which gives rise to MDKKSVGRDRNHYHEARPSRKEKHGRKKSKNVWIRYVLDIFIRNLLSRLLDVVINNVSWFMSKIYDMISNLLYQFLRVVSLKISEAHAFYQLKSKRRLATILGIRDPKFFKHLDKNLMCYRFTIEKAGKTRVILNPSKPYKKILRKINLFLQNIDFPDYLHSGLKKRNALSNARYHDNKPYVCTMDLKNFFPSTSEVYVYKFFKDKLKMSVDVAKIVTMLVTHEDVEEKKDEKKIRRLPQGFPTSSILSYLVYFDLFNGLNRLTQMKNMKFSVYVDDLTFSSNRKITSSFINKVKSIAFRHQANYPP
- a CDS encoding DEAD/DEAH box helicase; this encodes MNRSRSTAWLSLLQNNNAVENISKELPERSQVMREEDGNEKEQTLVKWAEELDYFPRLADAVMGKEDTGVGEPASWGLFSAPLGSSKRRQDFYQQFRYSKEHQTIDNYFWNNDLSYSLDDWDKTKREMRDLEDKIEKKREELKEAARLLPDWNKTKRQLQELLEDQKENEHLIKKLQVDIADLENKQNDIEELISLISPSVFWWASSKKRQQKKEADEHKTQLYEIKKERFRKKEELSVNEAKDKELQQQVEKLKQSAAYMNQIFNNLLTDGVTIPDEDYWEGNYETRQKQVPWLSPELNHLRSKLFLQSMKVHKVFLYLSKYQVMSNLNVFFNDNKYNCDFEEDREFLKAAWQTLFLVVPVISTTFASVSNMFKYIDAEEIGYSYIDEAGQALPQAAVGLLYRSKHVVAVGDPLQIEPVITMPETLIRDIAHYFGVNEHYLSMESSVQSVADSANSIGTYIDKKWIGIPLWVHRRCADPMFTMANEIAYRNKMVLANVKSSDKSRWIDVIGKTNGSNYVPEEGKAVLKLVDEAFAVVSIEDPLPSLYIITPFKAVKDELIRKIKRNNKKYGESTGRITKEINLWIYNHVGTVHTFQGKEADTVIFVIGTDRNKLGAANWIVQKPNLINVAITRAKKNLIVVGDQKRLSKLDYFDVVSAKLMGS